In one window of Desulfobacterales bacterium DNA:
- a CDS encoding response regulator produces the protein MKHTYNLPIELLLVEDNPGDARLAMEALKDAKVKNNLHWVKDGNAAMMFLRKENEYQNKPTPDVILLDLNLPKKNGQEVLQEIKQDKDLKRIPVVILTASQAEEDIVKSYSLYANCYITKPIDLDQFLKVVKSIEDFWLTIVKLPS, from the coding sequence ATGAAACACACATATAACCTACCAATAGAATTATTACTTGTGGAAGATAATCCAGGAGATGCAAGGCTTGCAATGGAAGCTTTAAAAGATGCAAAAGTAAAAAATAATCTCCATTGGGTTAAAGATGGAAATGCGGCTATGATGTTTTTAAGAAAAGAAAATGAATATCAAAATAAACCAACCCCTGATGTTATTTTACTCGATTTAAATCTTCCTAAAAAAAATGGGCAGGAAGTATTACAGGAAATTAAGCAAGATAAGGATTTAAAAAGAATTCCTGTAGTTATTTTAACCGCTTCGCAAGCTGAAGAAGATATTGTTAAATCCTATAGTTTATATGCTAATTGCTATATAACTAAACCAATTGATTTAGATCAATTTTTAAAAGTAGTTAAATCTATTGAAGATTTTTGGTTAACGATTGTTAAATTGCCAAGTTGA
- a CDS encoding PAS domain S-box protein, with protein sequence MTIKKQSRILSILFLLMIILIVLFFLYSRKELKRANEIHESIVIINNNITDLKFLLDEYFLFPSKRPIRQWYVRYYELEQLLSDFSNLEYNIPNIKEIENERHRLKSLFKQIISLESSLDINEQLEAYSSEQKNMIKKRSISQALNIIQNMYSLAKQIHDKWEEDLSYMYRIYHWFIALLLISSGSVFVLLILWTRIKILSPLKDLHQGIKIARNGDLKHKIFHSLKNEFDDISRIFDELTSQLDSNIDSQKEYQKKIEKNEERFREILSMIEDGIWYASADGKYNYLSPGLEQIYGVSNKKFENDPNMWISVVHPDDRLYVEESSANFFKTGRLSLDYRIILQNGDIKWINDRKYIMYDIDGKAIRMCGIASDITERKYLEKELKIHQEHLVELVNQRTAEVMQTNNFLNSIIEHLPNLFYVFDEKGHFIKWNSNFERVSEYTKREIEEITAIDVIAQEDKQSVAEKIQNVFQNGTDSVFANFLTKTKKEIPYYFTGVRFILDDRPILFGIAIDMTELNKSRDALKASELKLKAMINAISESVLLLDKDGQVIICNETTAKRFNTNVNEMIGMCVYNILPSDIAASRKCYIDRVFETNTNVEFEDERDGSFYRSNIYPIWDNDNIVSMVAVVAFDITDRKLADVKLKATMAALEHSNKELEQFAYIASHDLQEPLRMISSYVQLLKKRYQDKLDQDANEFIGFAVDGAIRLKQLLNDLLAYSRVGTRKKTFMPVDSQTALNQALLFLEVAIKESNAVVTFDQLPMVMANENQLVQLFQNLIANAIKFRRNEPIKIYITAKTNEKFNDEWVFSIQDNGIGIAPEHFDRIFIVFQRLHTRDEYPGTGIGLSICKKIVQLSGGNIWLESEPGEGSTFYFTLKKTK encoded by the coding sequence CAGTGGTATGTTCGATATTATGAATTAGAACAATTATTATCTGATTTTTCAAATTTAGAATATAACATACCTAATATAAAAGAAATAGAAAATGAGCGACATCGACTTAAATCTCTTTTTAAGCAAATAATCTCTCTTGAGTCTTCATTAGATATCAATGAGCAATTGGAAGCATACTCATCGGAACAAAAAAATATGATAAAAAAAAGAAGTATCTCCCAAGCTTTAAATATTATCCAGAATATGTATTCTCTTGCCAAACAAATTCACGATAAATGGGAAGAAGATTTATCTTATATGTATAGGATTTATCATTGGTTTATTGCATTATTGTTGATATCCTCCGGTAGTGTTTTTGTTTTGTTAATTTTATGGACAAGAATAAAAATTCTGTCTCCACTTAAAGATTTGCATCAAGGTATAAAAATAGCCCGTAACGGAGATTTAAAACATAAAATTTTTCATTCTTTAAAAAATGAATTCGACGATATCTCAAGAATATTTGATGAATTAACTTCCCAACTGGACAGTAATATTGACTCTCAAAAGGAATATCAGAAAAAAATTGAAAAAAATGAAGAACGGTTTCGTGAAATTTTATCAATGATAGAAGATGGAATTTGGTATGCATCGGCAGATGGTAAATATAATTATCTTAGTCCTGGATTAGAACAAATTTATGGAGTTTCTAATAAAAAATTTGAGAACGATCCAAATATGTGGATTAGCGTTGTTCATCCTGATGATAGGCTTTATGTTGAAGAAAGTTCAGCTAATTTTTTTAAAACAGGTAGGCTTAGTTTAGACTATAGAATTATTTTGCAAAATGGAGATATAAAATGGATTAATGATCGAAAATACATAATGTATGACATCGATGGAAAAGCAATTCGAATGTGTGGAATTGCATCAGACATAACGGAGAGGAAATATTTAGAAAAAGAATTGAAAATACATCAAGAACATTTAGTTGAGCTTGTTAACCAGAGAACTGCAGAAGTAATGCAAACTAATAACTTTTTAAACTCAATCATAGAACATTTACCTAATTTGTTTTATGTATTTGATGAGAAAGGTCATTTTATCAAGTGGAATAGCAATTTTGAAAGAGTATCTGAATATACAAAAAGAGAGATAGAAGAAATAACGGCAATCGATGTCATTGCGCAAGAGGACAAACAATCTGTTGCAGAAAAAATTCAGAATGTATTTCAAAATGGAACTGATTCTGTATTTGCTAATTTTTTAACTAAAACAAAAAAAGAAATTCCATATTATTTTACTGGTGTTCGATTTATTTTAGATGATCGTCCTATTTTATTCGGAATAGCCATTGATATGACGGAATTAAATAAATCCAGAGATGCTCTAAAAGCAAGTGAACTGAAATTAAAAGCAATGATAAATGCTATATCTGAAAGCGTATTATTGTTAGATAAAGACGGACAAGTAATAATATGTAATGAAACTACAGCAAAACGTTTTAATACAAACGTAAATGAAATGATTGGCATGTGTGTTTATAATATTCTACCGAGTGATATTGCTGCATCGCGTAAATGTTATATCGATAGAGTATTTGAAACTAACACAAATGTTGAGTTCGAAGATGAACGGGATGGCAGTTTTTATAGAAGTAATATTTATCCTATTTGGGATAATGACAATATAGTTTCAATGGTGGCTGTGGTTGCTTTTGATATTACCGATCGAAAATTAGCGGATGTAAAGCTAAAAGCAACAATGGCGGCCTTAGAACATTCTAATAAAGAATTAGAACAATTTGCCTATATAGCATCCCACGATTTACAAGAACCCCTTAGAATGATATCAAGTTATGTTCAGCTCCTTAAAAAAAGATATCAAGATAAATTGGATCAAGATGCAAATGAGTTTATTGGTTTTGCGGTTGATGGCGCAATTCGCCTTAAACAGCTATTAAACGATTTGCTCGCTTATTCTCGAGTAGGCACCAGAAAAAAAACGTTTATGCCGGTTGATAGTCAAACAGCATTAAACCAAGCACTTTTATTTTTAGAAGTCGCTATTAAAGAATCTAATGCTGTAGTGACGTTTGACCAATTACCGATGGTTATGGCAAATGAAAATCAACTTGTTCAACTATTTCAAAACTTGATAGCGAATGCCATTAAATTTAGACGAAATGAGCCTATAAAAATTTATATTACAGCTAAAACAAATGAAAAATTTAATGATGAATGGGTATTTTCAATACAAGATAATGGAATTGGAATTGCCCCTGAACATTTTGATCGGATATTTATTGTGTTTCAAAGACTCCATACTCGGGACGAATATCCAGGAACTGGTATTGGATTATCTATTTGTAAAAAAATTGTTCAATTGTCAGGAGGTAATATATGGTTGGAATCTGAGCCAGGGGAAGGATCAACTTTTTATTTTACATTAAAAAAGACAAAATAA